A region from the Chelmon rostratus isolate fCheRos1 chromosome 6, fCheRos1.pri, whole genome shotgun sequence genome encodes:
- the rabl2 gene encoding RAB, member of RAS oncogene family-like 2, giving the protein MAGDVSSIPELDQNKYDADEEVKIICLGDSAVGKSKLMERFLMDEYRPQQLSTYALTLYKHTATVGNKKVAVDFWDTAGQERFQSMHPSYYHKAHACIMVFDVQRKITYKNLANWYKEVREYRPEIPCCVVANKIDADLKVTQRSFNFGKKQGLPFYFVSAADGTNVVKMFREMIKRAVDYKQNPSDFMDEVMQELENFDLEKKEDNSEADEDGLKAESPESV; this is encoded by the exons atgGCAGGCGACGTCAGCAGCATCCCTGAATTGGACCAAAATAAATATGATGCAGATGAAGAAGTGAAGATCATCTGTTTGGGAGACAGCGCAGTTGGTAAATCTAA ACTGATGGAGAGGTTCCTCATGGACGAATA TCGTCCCCAGCAGCTGTCAACCTATGCTTTGACcctctacaaacacacagccactgTAGGAAACAAGAAAGTAGCGGTTG ATTTCTGGGACACTGCTGGTCAGGAGAGATTTCAGAGCATGCATCCGTCATACTATCacaaagcacatgcatgcatcatg GTCTTTGATGTTCAAAGGAAGATCACATATAAGAATCTGGCTAACTGGTATAAGGAGGTGAGAGAGTACAGACCGGAGATACCCTGTTGTGTGGTTGCCAACAAAATTGATG CTGATTTGAAGGTGACACAGAGAAGCTTTAACTTTGGGAAGAAGCAAGGACTCCCATTTTACTTTGTATCAGCTGCTGATGGGACAAATGTAGTTAAG ATGTTCAGAGAGATGATCAAGAGAGCAGTGGACTACAAGCAAAACCCCAGTGATTTCATGGATGAAGTGATGCAAGAATTAGAG AACTTTGACCTGGAGAAGAAGGAAGATAATTCAGAAGCAGATGAGGATGGATTGAAAGCAGAAAGTCCTGAGTCAGTCTGA